One stretch of Juglans microcarpa x Juglans regia isolate MS1-56 chromosome 3D, Jm3101_v1.0, whole genome shotgun sequence DNA includes these proteins:
- the LOC121255581 gene encoding LOW QUALITY PROTEIN: transcription initiation factor TFIID subunit 15 (The sequence of the model RefSeq protein was modified relative to this genomic sequence to represent the inferred CDS: inserted 1 base in 1 codon) has protein sequence MASYTGKGAPSNGSVYICNLPDGTDENMLAEYFGTIGVLKKDKRTGRPKTWLYRDKVTNEPKGDATVTYEDPHAALAAVEWFNNKDFHGNIIGVFIAESKNKDDQTYNLGGDPNDGGDFGGLEENAGDMNGGGGRGRGRGDASGKAWQQXGDWLCPNTSCTNVNFAFRGVCNRCGSARPAGAFGGGAGAGGSGRGRGGNDSGGHGRGVGATTGGLFGPNDWPCPMCGNINWAKRTKCNICNTNKPGHNEGGVRGGRGGGYKELDEEELEEIKRRRREAEEDDGELYDEFGNLKKKFRAKTQQAEAGRGLPGSGRAGWEVEELGVIDRDGRERSRDRGRDRDDRESNKNREREGRGRRRSRSRERDRGKDRDRDYDHDRGREYGRDRDRDRDRNRLRY, from the exons ATGGCAAGCTATACAGGAAAGGGAGCCCCTTCAAATGGATCTGTCTATATATGCAACTTGCCTGATGGGACTGATGAAAATATGTTGGCTGAATATTTTGGCACCATAGGGGTACTAAAG AAAGACAAACGAACAGGTCGTCCTAAGACATGGTTATACCGAGACAAAGTGACCAATGAACCGAAGGGAGATGCTACTGTAACATATGAGGACCCACACGCTGCGCTAGCTGCTGTTGAATGGTTTAACAACAAGGATTTTCATGGTAACATTATTGGAGTTTTTATAGCAGAGTCAAAAAACAAAGATGACCAGACATATAACTTGGGTGGAGATCCAAATGATGGTGGTGATTTTGGTGGATTAGAGGAAAATGCCGGAGATATGAATGGGGGtggtggaagaggaagaggtcgGGGTGATGCTTCAGGAAAGGCATGGCAAC GAGGGGATTGGTTGTGTCCGAATACAAG TTGTACAAATGTAAATTTTGCATTTCGTGGTGTATGCAACCGCTGTGGAAGTGCTCGACCTGCTGGTgcctttggtggtggtgcaggggCTGGTGGTAGTGGCAGGGGTCGTGGTGGTAATGACTCTGGGGGCCATGGTCGTGGAGTTGGTGCTACTACTGGAGGACTATTTGGTCCAAATGATTGGCCTTGTCCTAT GTGTGGTAATATCAACTGGGCAAAGCGCACTAAATGCAATATTTGCAACACAAATAAGCCAGGTCACAACGAGGGTGGTGTGAG AGGAGGACGTGGGGGAGGTTACAAAGAGCTTGATGAAGAAGAATTAGAGGAAATTAAGCGACGTCGTCGGGAGGCTGAAGAA GATGATGGTGAGCTGTATGATGAGTTTGGCAATCTGAAGAAAAAGTTCCGTGCTAAAACGCAGCAAGCTGAAGCTGGACGGGGGCTTCCAGGTTCTGGGCGTGCTGGATGGGAGGTTGAGGAACTAG GCGTGATTGACCGAGacgggagagagagaagtagaGACAGAGGAAGGGATCGAGATGATAGGGAGAGCAACAAGAACCGAGAACGAGAAGGCAGGGGCAGGCGTAGGAGtcgaagtagagagagagatagaggaaaAGATCGGGACCGGGATTATGATCATGACAGAGGTAGAGAATACGGACGGGACAGGGATCGTGACCGGGACCGGAATAGGCTCCGTTATTGA
- the LOC121255120 gene encoding uncharacterized protein LOC121255120: protein MATQHDLFRDIWDQLSEKLPKAELEVAGSIARLIWNRRNEAVHGKKFRHPNSILQKAYEDTRLFNAAKVFVKSPGVVTCPEDKPSWKKPPDGKYKVNWDAALNESLGVLGIGAIIRDSQGMVLGTIRARRNIRVSPFTAEAYAMLMAILFCKDTGVTNIVLEGDSLQVVKQMQKSVKDWSHGGLIIEDVKAIMKSFPGWSIGHIRRDANMAAHLLAKDALNSVEDSFSLENFPSCIEHIICKELV, encoded by the coding sequence ATGGCTACGCAACATGACTTGTTCCGAGACATATGGGACCAATTAAGTGAAAAACTACCAAAAGCAGAACTTGAGGTGGCAGGATCAATTGCAAGGCTTATATGGAACAGAAGAAATGAGGCAGTGCACGGTAAGAAATTCAGACACCCCAACTCTATTCTCCAGAAGGCCTATGAGGACACAAGACTGTTCAACGCTGCCAAGGTTTTTGTTAAGTCTCCTGGCGTAGTAACCTGTCCTGAAGATAAGCCTTCCTGGAAAAAGCCTCCTGATGGGAAGTACAAAGTTAACTGGGATGCTGCGTTAAATGAATCTTTGGGAGTATTAGGCATTGGAGCCATTATCAGAGACAGCCAAGGTATGGTCTTAGGAACTATCAGAGCAAGAAGAAACATAAGAGTCTCCCCTTTTACTGCCGAAGCTTATGCAATGTTGATGGCAATCCTTTTCTGCAAGGACACTGGAGTTACTAACATAGTGCTTGAAGGGGATTCACTGCAGGTAGTCAAACAGATGCAGAAGTCTGTCAAGGATTGGAGTCATGGTGGTCTAATTATTGAAGATGTTAAAGCTATAATGAAGTCCTTTCCTGGCTGGAGCATTGGACACATAAGAAGGGATGCTAATATGGCAGCTCATTTGCTAGCCAAGGATGCCCTTAACAGTGTTGAAGACTCTTTTTCCCTTGAAAACTTCCCTAGTTGTATTGAGCATATCATTTGTAAGGAACTCGTGTAA